The following nucleotide sequence is from Firmicutes bacterium ASF500.
AACACCGCCATCTTCTTCGGCCTGTCCGGCACCGGCAAGACCACCCTGTCCACCGACCCCAAGCGTCTGCTTATCGGCGACGACGAGCACGGCTGGGACGACGAGGGCGTGTTCAACTTCGAGGGCGGCTGCTACGCCAAAGTGATTAACCTGGACAAGGACGCCGAGCCCGACATCTACAACGCCATCCGCCGGGACGCCCTGCTGGAGAACGTCACCGTGGACGCCGAGGGCAAGATCGACTTCAACGACAAGTCCGTCACCGAGAACACCCGCGTCTCCTACCCCATCAACCACATTGAGAAGATCGTGAAGCCCATCTCCCGCGGTCCCGCCGCCAAGAACGTGATCTTCCTGTCCGCCGATGCCTTCGGCGTGCTGCCCCCTGTCAGCATCCTGACCCCGGAGCAGACCCAGTACTACTTCCTGTCCGGCTTCACCTCCAAGCTGGCCGGCACCGAGCGGGGCATCACCGAGCCCACCCCCACCTTCTCCGCCTGCTTCGGTCAGGCCTTCCTGGAGCTCCACCCCACCAAGTACGGCGAGGAGCTGGTCAAGCGCATGGAGAAGTCCGGCGCCAAGGCCTACCTGGTGAACACCGGCTGGAACGGCACCGGCAAGCGCATCTCCATCAAGGACACCCGCGGCATCATCGACGCCATCCTGGACGGCTCCATCCTCAAGGCCGAGACCAAGACCATCCCCTACTTCGGCTTCGAGGTGCCCACCTCCCTGCCCGGCGTTGACCCCGCCATCCTGGACCCCCGGGACACCTACGGCGACGCCGCCGAGTGGGACACCAAGGCCAAGGATCTGGCCAGCCGCTTCGTGAAGAACTTTGTCAAGTACACCGGCAACGACGCCGGCAAGGCCCTGGTGGCCGCCGGCCC
It contains:
- the pckA gene encoding Phosphoenolpyruvate carboxykinase (ATP), with the protein product METYGLEQYGITGIKEIVYNPTYEQLFEAEMDPTLEGFEKGQMTELGAVNVMTGIYTGRSPKDKFIVMDENSKDTVWWTSDEFKNDNKPASQEAWDACKALAIKELSDKKLYVMDVFCGTNKDTRMAIRFIMEVAWQAHFVKNMFIAPTEEELKNFKPDFISYNASKAKVENFKELGLNSETAAIFNISSREQVILNTWYGGEMKKGMFSMMNYYLPLKGIASMHCSANTDMNGENTAIFFGLSGTGKTTLSTDPKRLLIGDDEHGWDDEGVFNFEGGCYAKVINLDKDAEPDIYNAIRRDALLENVTVDAEGKIDFNDKSVTENTRVSYPINHIEKIVKPISRGPAAKNVIFLSADAFGVLPPVSILTPEQTQYYFLSGFTSKLAGTERGITEPTPTFSACFGQAFLELHPTKYGEELVKRMEKSGAKAYLVNTGWNGTGKRISIKDTRGIIDAILDGSILKAETKTIPYFGFEVPTSLPGVDPAILDPRDTYGDAAEWDTKAKDLASRFVKNFVKYTGNDAGKALVAAGPKVD